In the genome of Nocardioides sp. NBC_00368, the window CGTCACCTCCGACGCCCAGCTCCTCCACTTCCCGGCCGACACGGTGCGGCCGCAGGGTCGCAGCGCGGGCGGGATGGCCGGGGTCCGGATGGCCCACGGCTCGAAGGTCGTCTTCTTCGGCGTCGTCTCCCCCGACGCCCCCGAGGGTGCCGCGGTCGTGACCGTCGCCGGGTCGTCCTCGGCTCTGCCCGGGACGGAGACCGGCAGCGTGAAGACCACGCCGTTCAGCGAGTTCCCGGCCAAGGGCCGGGCCACCGGCGGCGTACGCGCCCATCGCTACCTCAAGGGCGAGGACACCCTCGTCTTCGCCTGGGTCGGCGCCGCTCCTGCGATGGCCTCCGCGGCCTCGGGGGCGCCGATCGAGCTGCCCGAGATCGACCCGCGCCGGGACGGTTCCGGGGTGCCGCTGGAGCAGCCCATCGACGCCGTCGCCGGGCCCGTCGCCCACACGTTCTCGGTTTCTGCCGGGTAGGTGGATGCTCACCGAGGTAACTCGGTCGACGCACGCTTCCCTCGCGGAGTTCCACGAGGGAAGCGGATGCTCACCGAGGTAACTCGGTGAGCATCCCGACCCTCAGCGCAGCGCGATCGGGTTCACCGGCGCTCCGACGGCTCCGGTCACCCGCAGCGGTGCCGCGGTGAGCAGGAAGTGGTAGCGACCGTCCTCCGCGCACGCGTCCGCCAGGCCGTCCAGGTCCCACATCTCCCCGAGGAACAGCCCGAGGTGCGGGATCGCGACCTGGTGCAGCGGCTGGAAGGCGTCATCGAACTCGTTGGGCCGCACCTCGAAGCCCCAGGTGTCCGTGGCGATCGCGGCGATCTCGGTGCGGTGCAGCCAGTCGGCGGTGGTGAACGACAGCCCGGGGGCAGGGCCCCCGGCGTAGCCGCCCCAGCCCTGTCCGGCCGCGACGCCCCGGCGGGCGCGAGTGAGCTGCCCGGTGCGTACGAGGACGATGTCGCCGCGGCCGACGGCGGCACTGGCGCCCTGGGCGCGGATCGTCTGCTCCAGGTGCTCCTCGGTGATCGCGAAGCCGTCGGGGAGCTCACCGTCGGTGCCGACCGCGCGACCGACGTCGAGCAGCACCCCGCGGCCGCAGACGACGTCGGCGACCGTCTCGATCCCGGTGACACCATCGCCCAGCGAGGTCACCACCGCCTCCGCCGGGCGGCCGTTCCAGGCGCGCCCGTGGTCGAAGATGTGGCCGAGGCCGTCCCACTGCGTCGAGCACTGCAGCGGCATCGCGATCACGTCGTCGGCGCCGCCGATCCCGTGCGGGAAGCCCTGGACTCCGGCGACCGCGTCGGTGCCGGTGTCGAGCATCGTGTGCACCGGATTCGTACGCCGCCGCCAGCCGTTCTGCGGCCCGTCCATGTCGAAGGGCAGCGAGAGCGAGTAGGACCGGCCGGTGCGGACCAGCCCGGCGGCCGAGACCCGCTTCGCGTCGGTGAGGAAGTTCATCGTCCCGCGGACGTCGTCCTCGCCCCAGCGGCCCCAGTTGGAGACCCGGGCGACCGTCTTGGCGATCTCGCCCTCGGGATCACTGCGATCCAGGACGGTCACGACGCGTCCAGCTCGGCGAAGGTGTCCGCGACCCAGTCGGCGATGAAGCCGGTGACGTGCGGGAGGTGGTCCAGGCCGATGTGCTCGGTGGCGCCCTCCTCGGGCGTGAAGATCCTCAGCTCACGCTTGGGGCTGTTGACAGCCTGGTCGTAGGAGCGATGGGCGTAGGAGAGCGGGATCTGCCGGTCGTTCTCACCGTGGGCGATCAGGAACGGCACCGTGATCTGCTCGACCACTCCGTCGAGGTTGACGTCCTCGGCGAACCGGATGAACGTGTCGATGTCCGGCTGCCCCCACACCCACAGCACGTGGTCCCAGTAGTGCGGCACCGGGTTCTCTCCCTCCCGGTCGAGGCGGCGCTTCTGCACCGCGCCCCAGTCGTGGTTGGCACCCCAGGCCACGCACAGCGCCAGCCGCTTCTCGTACGCAGCCGCGCGAGGCGCGTAGTAGCCACCGAGCGACCAGCCCACGAGCCCGATCCGGTCGGCACGTACGTCCGAGCGCGTCTCGAGCCAGTCGACGCAGGCCGCGGCCCAAGCCTCGGTGTCGACGCGAGCGGTGAGCCCGTCCAGGCGCAGCGCCTCCCCGGCGCCGCCGCAGTCGACCATGAGCGTCGAGATGCCACGCGCGGCCAGCTCGGTGTGGACGCCGGAGCCGACCATCATCTCCTTGGTCGAGTCGAGCCCGTTCCACACGATCATGACGGGCGCCGGGCGGCCGTCGGCGTTCGCCGGGTGGAAATAGGCGGGCAGGCTGGTCTCACGGCCGTCCTCGGCGTACGGGATGGCGACCTTCACCGTCGGCTGGTCGAGCAGCTCGAAGAAGCGGACGAGCAGGTCGACGCTGCGCTGGTACTCGGCGTTGCGGCCCGGGTCCTTCGCGCTCTGCATCCGCTCGGCCTGGGAGACGTAGACCGAGGCACGGAAGAGCTTCTGCCCCGCCGTACGCCGGTGGCCGGCCTTCTCGGCCTCGCCGGCCTGCTCCTCGAGCTGGTCGGCGACGCGGCGCCAGGCGGCCATGAACTCGGCGGTGCCGACGTCGGAGCCCTGCGCGGCGAGCTCGCGCAGCGGCCGGCAGGCGCGGTCGACCTCGTCGATCAGTCCGCCGGAGTTGAGCGTGGCGACCACGCCCAGGTTCCAGACGTAGTTGCCGGGAAAGTACTCGAACATCTCTTGTCCTCTTGGTTGTGATGGATCTCAGCGCAGCGCGTCGGAGAGGGGCTTGGCGCCGGCGTGCGAGGCAACCCCGCCGTCGACGGGGATCTCGGCACCGGTGACGTACGCCGCCCCGTCACCGAGCAGGAAGACCACGACCGATGCGACCTCCTCGGGGGTGCCGACGCGGCCGAGCGGGGCCGCGGCGACCGAGGCCTCGCGGAACGCGTCAGGCGCGGAGGCGGTCATCGCGGTCTCGATGAAGCCGGGATGCACGGCGTTGACGCGGATCCCCCGCTCCCCCAGCTCGAGTGCCGCGGTGTGCGTGAGCCCGCGAACGGCCCACTTGCTGGTGGTGTAGGCCACCGGATAGTGCCCCTGCAGCGCGGCGAGCGA includes:
- a CDS encoding cyclase family protein, whose protein sequence is MTVLDRSDPEGEIAKTVARVSNWGRWGEDDVRGTMNFLTDAKRVSAAGLVRTGRSYSLSLPFDMDGPQNGWRRRTNPVHTMLDTGTDAVAGVQGFPHGIGGADDVIAMPLQCSTQWDGLGHIFDHGRAWNGRPAEAVVTSLGDGVTGIETVADVVCGRGVLLDVGRAVGTDGELPDGFAITEEHLEQTIRAQGASAAVGRGDIVLVRTGQLTRARRGVAAGQGWGGYAGGPAPGLSFTTADWLHRTEIAAIATDTWGFEVRPNEFDDAFQPLHQVAIPHLGLFLGEMWDLDGLADACAEDGRYHFLLTAAPLRVTGAVGAPVNPIALR
- a CDS encoding alpha/beta hydrolase family protein, which encodes MFEYFPGNYVWNLGVVATLNSGGLIDEVDRACRPLRELAAQGSDVGTAEFMAAWRRVADQLEEQAGEAEKAGHRRTAGQKLFRASVYVSQAERMQSAKDPGRNAEYQRSVDLLVRFFELLDQPTVKVAIPYAEDGRETSLPAYFHPANADGRPAPVMIVWNGLDSTKEMMVGSGVHTELAARGISTLMVDCGGAGEALRLDGLTARVDTEAWAAACVDWLETRSDVRADRIGLVGWSLGGYYAPRAAAYEKRLALCVAWGANHDWGAVQKRRLDREGENPVPHYWDHVLWVWGQPDIDTFIRFAEDVNLDGVVEQITVPFLIAHGENDRQIPLSYAHRSYDQAVNSPKRELRIFTPEEGATEHIGLDHLPHVTGFIADWVADTFAELDAS